CCAACGAAGTCTACCAAGAAATTGCCTACTCACAACTATCGAAGGAGGAATTGGAACATGGAAAATAAAAAAGTTTCGGTCTGGAAACAGTGCAAACCTTATATGGCAGGCCTCCAACTTCCTCTCCTAATAGCAGTTGTGGCTGCAGTCATTTCAAGCATCATTACCGTTTATGGTCCAACTAAGATTAAAGAAATTACTAACTTGATTTCAGATGGCTTGGCTACAGAAATCGACTTGGTAGCTGTGTCAAACATTGCTGGATTTTTGGTTGTCCTATATGTGTTTGGAGCTATCCTTAATTATACACAGGCCTATATATTTTCAACGAGTATCCAACATTTTTCAAAACGCTTGCGGACGGCTATCGCTGAAAAAATCAATCGTTTGCCACTTGGCTATTTTGACCGTCATTCACAAGGAGACACCCTTTCGCGCGTGACCAATGATGTGGATACAGCAGCGCAATCTCTCAACCAAAGTCTAGGGACAGTTCTTTCAGCTAGTTTCTTGTTGATTGCTGTCTTGGTGACCATGTTTGGGATGAACTGGATTTTAGCTCTCGTAACAGTGGTCTCTACGCTTGTTGGTTTTGCGGCGGTTTCCGTAATCATGGCCAAGTCACAGGGTTATTTTAAAGCCCAACAAAATAATCTAGCAGCCGTCAATGGTTATGTGGAAGAGATGTACTCTGGCCATAATGTAGTGACCAGCTACAACGCAGTGGACACCTCCAAAGCGAGATTTGCAGGGTTAAACCAAGACTTGCATGACAGTATCTGGAAATCTCAGTTTATCTCTGGTATCATGATGCCAGCCATGTTCTTTGTTGGGAACTTTAGTTATGTCTTAGTCATCATCGTTGGTGCCGCGCTGGCGTTAGAAGGGCATATCACGATAGGGATTATCGTAGCCTTTATGGTTTACGTACGGACCTTCTCCCAACCTCTGTCACAGATTGCCCAAGGGATTACGAGCCTGCAACAAGCGAGTGCAGCCATGACTCGTGTATTAGAATTTCTAGCTGAAGCAGAGATGCAAGATGAATCTCGTAAGGAAAGACAATTGAGCAACATGAAAGGGGAAGTAGTCTTTGATCATGTGTCCTTTGGATATACACCAGAGCGCACCATTATCCATGACTTTTCTGCGACAGCTCATGCAGGTCAGAAGGTTGCTATTGTTGGACCGACTGGGGCTGGGAAGACAACCATTGTCAATCTTTTGATGAAGTTCTATGAGCTAGATAAGGGAAGTATCCGTATCGATGGTGTCGATACCAAGGACATGAAGCGTTCGGAAGTACACGATGCCTTTTCAATGGTCTTGCAGGATACTTGGCTCTTTGAAGGAACCATTCGAGAGAACCTGATCTATAATCAGACAGACATCAGTGATGAACGAATGATAGAAGCTAGCAAGGCAGTGGGAATCCACCACTTTATCATGACTTTGCCAGATGGCTACGATACTGTTTTGGATGACACCGTGACCTTGTCTGTTGGACAGAAACAGCTCTTGACCATTGCTCGTGCCCTTCTCAAAGATGCACCGCTCTTGATTTTGGATGAAGCGACATCTTCAGTCGACACACGTACAGAGGAGTTGATTCAAAAAGCTATGGACCGTTTGATGGAAGGACGCACATCCTTTGTCATCGCCCACCGCTTGTCAACTATTCGTAATGCCGATTTGATTCTTGTCATGAAAGATGGCAATATCATCGAGCAAGGCAACCATGAGGAATTGATGGGCAAAGCTGGCTTCTATGCGGATCTTTACAACAGCCAATTCACAGAAGACCAAGCAGAAGAATAAATCAAAAGAAGGCTTGACGGCCTTCTTTTTCTGCACTATACTAGAAGACAAGTGCCTCGCCTAGAGGCAAAAATAAAGTGTTAGTGAGAAGAATAGATGAAAAATTATCAAGAATGGTATAGAAACATTAGCTCCAAACTAACTAGCCATCCAACTCTTTTATTTCTATTGCTTAGTTTTAATCGTTTGATGACAGTAGCTATGCCCCTGGTCTATCTGACCTTACTAGTTACCGTTTACCTGCAGCTAGGACTTGGTCAGCAAGTCGGGGTCTATTTGCTTGTCCCTGCTACAGGCTTTGTAATTTTGTCCCTCTTTCGTAAGAAAATCAATCATCCACGCCCCTACGAAACTTGGGACATCGCCCCCTTACTTGACAAGGATAGTTCGGGACAGTCTATGCCCAGTCGCCATGTTTTTTCGGCAACTATCATCTCCATGGCCAGTCTGCATGCTAGTCTACCTGTTGGTTTAGTATGTTTGCTCTTTTCAGCTTTGCTGGGCTTGGTGAGGGTTTTAGGGGGTGTTCATTATCCCAAGGATGTGGTCGTTGGTTACGCTTGTGGTCTCATGTGGGGGGTTCTTTTCTTCCTTTTTTGACATGTAAGTCAAGCTAGTCTGACAACCACTTACTGCTTCAAATTGACCACTTGCTTTTTTGCCCTTGTTTTCCTAATCTAGCTTTGATATAGTAGAGTCAGAAAGGAGATGTGATGAAGTTACGAATTGAGATTGACGGCGATTTAGAAGAAACTGAAATTGTCATCAAGACCCCTGCTTTGACAGATGAAATTGCGGACTTGCAACGGCTCTTGCAGGAGTCGACAGCTCCGAGGTTGATTTTTTACAAGGGGACAGGCGAATATTATCTTGACCTATCAGAGATTCTCTTCTTTGAAACCGAAGGTAGCAAGATCTACGCCCATACCCATAAGGAAGCCTATGAGGTTCGGCTCAAACTCTATGAGTTGGAGACCATCTTGCCTCGCTATTTTAGCCGAGTGTCCAAGTCAACTATCGCAAACATCCGTCAGATTTACTCAGTGGACAAGTCCTTTTCAGGAACGGGCACTATTTCCTTTTATCAGACCCACAAGGAGGTTCATGTCTCACGGCATTACCAATCCCTCCTAAAAGAAAATCTAAGAAACATGAGGTAAAAAACATGAAAAAGAAAGCATTTGGTATTGTTTTATTGGTTTTAGCAGCTTGGATCTTGCTGCAAGGGAATTTTGGAATTCCTTCTTTGGATGGCAAGATATGGCCTTTACTAGGTATTGTTTTTTTTGCTTATAAGACCATTGAGTCTATCCTTAGACGCCACCTCACTTCGGCAGTTTTTACAGGTTTACTGGCGCTCATCATTGCAAATTACGCTTATGACTTTTTGCCAGTTACCAATCATTCTCTCATCTGGGCTAGCATCTTGGTGGTACTCGGTGTTGGTTATCTGACGCATTCAAGTAAGTTCTGGAATGAAAAAAAATGGTGGTACGATGGGAAAAAAACAGTCGTCACGGATAAGGAAGTCGCTTTTGGTAGCGGGACCTTCTATAAGCAAGATCAAGATCTCGTAGATGAC
This window of the Streptococcus sp. D7B5 genome carries:
- a CDS encoding membrane protein, with the protein product MKKKAFGIVLLVLAAWILLQGNFGIPSLDGKIWPLLGIVFFAYKTIESILRRHLTSAVFTGLLALIIANYAYDFLPVTNHSLIWASILVVLGVGYLTHSSKFWNEKKWWYDGKKTVVTDKEVAFGSGTFYKQDQDLVDDQVEVAFGDAKIYYDNAEMLGDFATLNIEVAFGNATVYVPQHWRVDLKVETSFGAAKADAPVAPTNKTLIIRGEVAFGKLGVVYVK
- a CDS encoding phosphatase PAP2 family protein; this encodes MKNYQEWYRNISSKLTSHPTLLFLLLSFNRLMTVAMPLVYLTLLVTVYLQLGLGQQVGVYLLVPATGFVILSLFRKKINHPRPYETWDIAPLLDKDSSGQSMPSRHVFSATIISMASLHASLPVGLVCLLFSALLGLVRVLGGVHYPKDVVVGYACGLMWGVLFFLF
- a CDS encoding ABC transporter ATP-binding protein encodes the protein MENKKVSVWKQCKPYMAGLQLPLLIAVVAAVISSIITVYGPTKIKEITNLISDGLATEIDLVAVSNIAGFLVVLYVFGAILNYTQAYIFSTSIQHFSKRLRTAIAEKINRLPLGYFDRHSQGDTLSRVTNDVDTAAQSLNQSLGTVLSASFLLIAVLVTMFGMNWILALVTVVSTLVGFAAVSVIMAKSQGYFKAQQNNLAAVNGYVEEMYSGHNVVTSYNAVDTSKARFAGLNQDLHDSIWKSQFISGIMMPAMFFVGNFSYVLVIIVGAALALEGHITIGIIVAFMVYVRTFSQPLSQIAQGITSLQQASAAMTRVLEFLAEAEMQDESRKERQLSNMKGEVVFDHVSFGYTPERTIIHDFSATAHAGQKVAIVGPTGAGKTTIVNLLMKFYELDKGSIRIDGVDTKDMKRSEVHDAFSMVLQDTWLFEGTIRENLIYNQTDISDERMIEASKAVGIHHFIMTLPDGYDTVLDDTVTLSVGQKQLLTIARALLKDAPLLILDEATSSVDTRTEELIQKAMDRLMEGRTSFVIAHRLSTIRNADLILVMKDGNIIEQGNHEELMGKAGFYADLYNSQFTEDQAEE
- a CDS encoding LytTR family DNA-binding domain-containing protein translates to MKLRIEIDGDLEETEIVIKTPALTDEIADLQRLLQESTAPRLIFYKGTGEYYLDLSEILFFETEGSKIYAHTHKEAYEVRLKLYELETILPRYFSRVSKSTIANIRQIYSVDKSFSGTGTISFYQTHKEVHVSRHYQSLLKENLRNMR